CCGACGAGCCCGTGGAAGGAGAGTGCGGCGGCGACGGCGGCGCAGCAGAACAGCAGGACGTACGAGGCGGTGGCGTACAGCGCCTCCTTGCGTCGGCGACGCTCCTCGCTGCGCTCCCAGCTGTCGTCGGCCGCGGAGTTGTCAGCGGCGCGCTTGCCGCGTGCGACCACCGCCACCGCCGCCAGGACCCCCGCGAGCAGCACGGCGCCCGGAAGCAGCCAATTCAGCGATATGTCGGTCAGTCTCATGCGCGGTCCCTTGCATCGCGTAGGGCATTTCGGGCGCCATGATTGCCGAAACCCCGTCACGCTCAGGGGGTTTCGGGGCAAGAGAACGCCATTGGGTTGGCAGGGCATACGGATAGCCGGGATCTGATCGAATATCCGTACACGGCCACTGATCTGTGTTCGAATAGTACTACCCGTACGGGCGGTGTGGATCAGTGAGTGGGCGTCAGTTTCCGTACGCGCTCGGCATCACAGGTGCGCGGGCAGGTGACGCAGGTGTCCTCGGGGCGCAGCGTGTAGAAGAGGCAGCAGCTCGCCCGGTCGCGGGTGGGCAGCGATTCGCCGTTCGGCCCGGTCAGTTCACGGAAGCCCGCCGTGCCGACGTACGGCTTCGTGGTGCCCGGCAGGAGCGCCTCCAGCTCGGCCATCGCCCGCCGCTCCTCGCCGAGCAGATGGGCGATGTACCAGAGGCCCTCGACGACCTCGTCCGTCGCCATGCCCCACAGCGCCCGCTTGCCGCGCCGCATCCGTGGTCCGAAGCCGTCCAGCACCGGGCCGATGTGGTCGGCCACGGCGGCGAGCACCTCTGCCCGCAGCGCCGCCTCGTCGGAGACCACCCGGGCACCCGGCAGCCCGGCCGCCGGATCGTCCGGGAGGCAGGCGAATTCCCTTACGCGGAGGGTCAGATGGCCCAGGGTCCGCTGGAACGACACATCCTCGACGGGGACCCGGGGCACTCGCCGGTGCAGGAACCACGGCACCGTCACCAGCAGGCAGGCGGGCCAGGCGTACCGGTGCAGTCCGAAGCTTGCGACCACATCGGGGCGGGGCTGCTGCCCGTAGTCCCGCACCACCTGCTCGTGGTCCCAGGCGAGGAAGGCGTCGAGCGCGGCACCACCGGCGGCCAGCTCGTGCGCTCCCACCCAGCCGGAATCGCGGGGGGCGCTCTCGCCGTCCGTCAGCACCTCTGCGCGCAGCCCGGGGAAGACCTCGGCCAGGCGTGCGTACGCGCCCGTCACGGCGGACGCGGTGGTACCGGGAAGGAGAACGGGGGGTGTCATGCAGGGACCGCCGAATCGGGATCGTTTGCAGGTAAGCCTTACCTTACCCGAACGGATCGATGTTTGAACTGCGGCCCCCTGCGCCTATCGTGCACAGGGGCATGGCGCACGCGAGCCGCGCCCGCGGCAGGCCGAGGAGGTCCCAGTGGAGCAGCGCAGAGGGCGTGAGCAGGCACGGACGTCGCACACGTCCATCGCGTCCATGGCGACCCCGGCCTCCGTCCGGGTGCCCGAGCAGTCACGCGGCGATCAGGCTCGCGGTGAACAGGTACGCGGTGATGAGGCTCGCGGTGAACAGCCCCGCAGTGAGCAGGTGCGTGGCGAGCACACCCACAGCGGGCCGACCGCCCCGCGCCATGCGGTACGGCGTCACTCCGTGCGCGGCCAGATCCTGGACGCCCTGCGCGCCGCCCTGGTCGACGGTCAGCTCGTCCCCGGGCAGGTCTACTCCGCCCCCGTCCTCGGTGTCCGCTTCGGGGTCTCCGCGACCCCGGTGCGTGAGGCCATGCAGCAGTTGGCCATCGAGGGTGCCGTCGAGGTCGTACCGAACCGCGGCTTCCGGGTGTCCGAGCGGGGCCCGCGTGAGCTGGCCGAGCTGGCCGAGGTGCGGGCCCTGATCGAGGTCCCGGTCATGCTGCGACTGGCCCGCAGCGTCCCGCCCGCCCGCTGGTGCGCACTGCGCCCGCTGGCCGACGCCACCGTAGCGGCCGCGGCCGTGGGCGACCGGGCCGGCTACGCCGAGTCCGACCGGGTCTTCCACAGCGCGGTCCTCGCGCTCTGCGGCAACGAGCAGCTGGTGATGGTCGCAGACGATCTGCACCGCCGCTCCCAGTGGCCCCTGGGGAACAATCCCGTCACCCGCCGCGCCGACCTCCTGGCCGACGCCGCCGAACACACCGCCCTGCTCGACGCGCTCATCGCCAAGGACCTCGCCGTCGTGCAGTCGCTCGTACGGGAGCACTTCACCGGCGCCGAGGGCTGAACCGTGCGGCCCTGTCGGCCCGGCCGGCGGCCATGACGCCTGCTGCCGGGCCCTCTCAGTTCGCCCCGGCCGTCTCCGGGGGCGGCGGGTCCAGATGCGGGGCCAGCCACGTCGGTACGCCCCCGAGCAGCCGGAAGAGCCGGCCGGCCTCGGCGCGCAGCCGGGTCGCGGCCTCGGGCTCCGGCTCGGAGTCCGCCAGCGCGATGAGGGCCGGGGCCGTACCGATCAGATAGCCGAGCTCCTCCCTTATCCGCAGGCACTCGGCGAAGCCGTGCCGCGCCTCCGCCAGTTCGCCGTCGCGCAGGGCGAGCAGGGCGAGATGACGCCAGGTCGAGGAGAGCAGCAGCGCGTCGCCCTGGGCGGTGGCACCGGCGTGGGCCCTGCGGTACGCGGCGCGCGCGGCCTGCGGCGAGTCGGCGATGTTCTGCGCGATCAGGCCCCGGCGGAAGTCCAGCAGCGGGCGGCCCGGCGCGGACGGGGCGAGCAGTGCGGCGGCCCGGCTCAGGGCGACGCTGGCCTCGTCGGCCCGGTCACGTACTCCCAGAAGCGTCGACGCGTACGCCAGATGGCCGCGCTCACAGGCGGCCGCACCGCGTTCGGCGTCGTCCTGGGCCAGCGCCTCGGCGGTGCGCAAGGCGTCCTCGGCGTCGGTCCAGCCCTGCCCGGTGTACAGGCAGCGCTCGGTCAGCAGCGCGGTCCGCTGGAGGGCCGCCGCCGGATCGGTGGCGGCGTCCTGTTCGAGCAGCGCGGCGGCGTCCGTCCAGCAGGCGCGTGATCGCAGCCGCCATACCGCTGTCTGGAGCGGCGGATCGTCATCTGCTGTCGTTCCGGAACCAGACATGGCGGTATGCGCCACATTGCCCTCCCCGAGCACGCCATTGAGCTGTTGAGTCTGGCCGCATCTCAGCACGGAATGGCACGCCGGGCCAAGGGGTCGGGTCAATGTCAGGTGAAAGATTTCACAAACGACCGGACCCGCCCGGAGCCGTGGCAGGGCTTGGAAGTCAGCTCATACGCAGGGCGAGGAAGAAATCGAGCTTGTCCTCCAGGCGCGAAAGGTCACGCCCCGTCAACTGCTCGATTCGCCCGACCCGGTAGCGCAACGTGTTGACATGGAGATGGAGCCGGGACGCGCAGCGGGTCCAGGAACCGTCGCAGTCCAGGAACGCCTCCAGCGTCGGGATCAGCTCCGCGCGGTGGCGCCGGTCGTAGTCGCGCAGCGGGTCGAGCAGCCGTGCGGTGAACGCGCGGCGCACGTCGTCGGGGACGAACGGCAGCAGCAGGACGTGCGAGGCCAGTTCGTGGTGGCCGGCCGCGCAGACCCGGCCGGGGCGGGCCGCCGCCACCCGGCGGGCGTGCCGGGCCTCCTCCAGGGCGCCGCGCAGACCTTCGGGCGAGTGCACGGCCGCGCTGACACCCAGTGTCAGCCGGCCGTCGTCGGCGAGGCCCGCGGAGAGCGGTTCGCGGACGGCGGCGAGCAGCACATCGGCGTGGAGCGCGGGGTCCTGACCGGCGGACTCCCCGGCGTACGCCGCGTCGGCTTCGTCGGCCGGTACGGGCGCGGTGACGGCGGGCAGCGGTACGAGGGCGACGGCCTCGTCGCCCGTGTGGGCGACCGCGATCCGGTCCGCGGACTCGGGGCCCGCGACCGCGGGGTCGACGAGGATCTCCTCCAGCAGCGCCTGGGCGACCGGGCCGCCCGCGAGGGCGGAGCCGGAGCTTCCGGCCGGGCCGCCCGCCGCGGCGGAGCCCTCCGCGCCGCCCCACTCGACCCGCGCCACCACGACCTGCCAGTGCGGCGCGGTCCCGAGGCCCGGCAGCAGCACCGGGGCGGCGACCCGCAGCCTGGCCGCGATCTCGGCCGGCGCGGCACCCGTCTGGACCAGTTCCAGGACTTCCTGGGCGAGCCTGCGGCGTACCGTACGGGCCGCGTCGCGCCGGTCCCGTTCGACGGCGATCAGCTGGGTGACGCCCTGGAGCAGATCCAGCCGGGCGGGCGGCCAGTCGCTCGCGTCCGCCTCGACGGCGAGCAGCCAGTCGGAGAGCACCGACTCGCGCACGTCGCGGGAGGCGGGGACCGCGCCCCGCACGGCGTTGCGGATCGGGAAGAGCGAATACGTGATGCCCTCGACCGTGGCCCGGTGCGGGGCCCGGCGGCCGGTGCGGGTGGCGGCCAGATGGTGGCCGGCGAGCGCCGCGCCGACCGTTCCGGCCAGCGGTGCGTCACCGGCGCCCGCGATCTGCCGGCCGGTGGGGGAGAGCACCCAGGCGTGCAGGTCGAGGTCGGAGCCGAGCAGATCGAGGACCACCTCGGGGCCGCCGCCCGCCGGACCCGAGGTCATGAGCCTGCGGTGCCGGTCCACGACCGCCGCCAGATCACCCGCCCGCTCGCCGGACACCTGGCGCACCACATGTTCGGTGATCGTTGCGAACGCGACGGTCTCATGGACGGCGAAGAGCGGCAGGTGATGCCGCTCGCACGCCTCGATCAGATCGCCCGGGATCTCGCCGAGTTCCGCCTCGCCCGCCGCCAGCCCGGCGACCCCGGCGCCCGTGAGGATCCGTACGAACGGCTCCGAGTCCGCCGCGTCCCGGCGCCACGCCAGGCCGGTCAGTACCAGTTCGCCGCCGGTCAGATAGCGGCTCGGATCCCGCAGGTCGGTGGTCATGACGCCGCGGACGGACCGGTCGAGTTCGTCCTCGCCGCCGAGCAGCCGCAGGCCCAGCGCATCGGTTTCCAGCAGGGCGCGCAGCCGCATGTCGTTGCCGCCGATCTCTTTCGTTGGTGCGGGTGAAAACTGGGTATTGCGGTGAGGTTACTGAGCCCCGCCATTCGTTCGAATCTACAAGACGAGGACGGAGACCAGCCAACTCCTTCATGGTTTCGGTGACTGCACCGCGTGGAGTCCCGGTTGTGTACTGGGCCACACACCGCGTTAACAGCACATGAACGAGCCAATCGAGGGCCGGCCGTCCCCAGCCCCAGCGAACGACCCGATTGAGAAGAAGAGAGCCACTCATGGACTTCCTTCGCCCCGCCAGCTGGGAGGAGGCGCTCGCCGCCAAGGCCGAGCACCCGACGGCTGTGCCCATCGCGGGCGGCACCGATGTGATGGTCGAGATCAACTTCGACCACCGGCGGCCCGAGTACCTCCTGGACCTGAACCGCATCGGTGAGCTGTCCGAGTGGGAGGTGAGCCAGGAGAACGTGCGGCTCGGCGCCTCCGTGCCGTACAGCCACATCATGGAGCACCTGCGGGCCGAGCTGCCCGGTCTTGCGCTCGCCTCGCACACCGTCGCATCGCCGCAGATCCGCAATCGCGGCGGCGTCGGCGGGAACCTGGGCACCGCGTCGCCCGCCGGTGACGCGCACCCGGCGCTGCTCGCCGCTGGCGCCGAGGTCGAGGCCGAGTCCGTACGCGGCACGCGGATGATCCCGATCGACGCCTTCTACACCGGCGTCAAGCGCAACGCCCTCGAACCGGACGAGCTGATCCGGGCAGTGCACATCAAGAAGGCCGACGGGCCGCAGCAGTACTCCAAGGTCGGCACCCGCAACGCGATGGTCATCGCGGTCTGCGCCTTCGGCCTGGCCCTGCACCCCGAGACCCGCACGGTCCGTACGGGCATCGGCTCGGCCGCGCCCACGCCCGTACGGGCGAAGGCGGCCGAGGAATTCCTGAACGCCGCGCTCGAAGAGGGCGGGTTCTGGGACAGCCGCACGATCATCACACCGTCCATCGCCGCGCAGTTCGCCATGCTCGCCGCCGGCGCCTGCAACCCGATCGACGATGTGCGCGGCACCGCGAGCTATCGCAGGCACGCGGTGGGAATCATGGCCCGCCGCACCCTCGGCTGGACCTGGGAGTCGTACCGCGGCAACGGCCGCAGCACCGAAGGAGCTGCCTGATCATGCGCGTCAATTTCACGGTCAACGGCCGCAGGCACGAGGCGGACGACGTCTGGGAGGGCGAGTCCCTCCTCTATGTACTGCGCGAGCGGATGGGTCTGCCCGGCTCGAAGAACGCCTGCGAGCAGGGCGAGTGCGGGTCGTGCACGGTCCGGCTGGACGGTGTCCCGGTCTGCTCCTGTCTGGTCGCCGCGGGCCAGGTCGAGGGCCGCGAGGTCGTCACCGTAGAGGGCCTCGCCGACTTCGCCGCCCACCGCTCCGAGGCACACCCCGGTAGTGGCTGCGCCTCCGGCGCCTGCGGGACCGAGCTCGACAAGGCCCGCCGCTGGGAGGCGAAGCCGAGCGGTGAGCAGTCCCGGGACGCCGGTGAACTCTCCCCGATCCAGCAAGCGTTCATCGACGCCGGAGCCGTCCAGTGCGGCTTCTGCACCCCCGGTCTGCTGGTCGCCGCCGATGAGCTGCTGGAGCGCAACCCGGAGCCGTCCGACGCGGACATCCGCGAGGCACTCTCCGGCAACCTCTGCCGCTGCACCGGCTACGAGAAGATCCTCGACGCGGTCCGTCTCGCGGCCGCCCGCGCGGAAGAAACGGTCTGACGATGGGCGTTACCGGCAACCCCGCCAGCATCAACCAGGGCACCCGCACCAAGGGCGGGATCGGCGAGTCCACGCTGCGCCCCGACGGCATCCTGAAGGTCACCGGCGAGTTCGCGTACTCCTCCGACATGTGGCACGAGGACATGCTCTGGGGCCACACCCTGCGCTCCACGGTCGCGCACGCCGAGATCGTCTCGATCGACATCTCCCAGGCGCTCGCCACCCCCGGCGTCCACGCCGTACTCACCTACGAAGACCTGCCGACCTCGGTGAAGAACTACGGTCTGGAGATCCAGGACACCCCAGTCCTCGCCCACGGCAAGGTCCGTCACCACGGCGAACCGGTGGCGCTCGTCGCCGCCGACCACCCGGAGACGGCCCGCCGCGCCGCCGCCAAGATCAGGATCGACTACCGCGAGCTGCCCGTCGTCACCGACGAGGCCTCCGCCACCGCCCCCGGCGCGCCCCTCATCCACGAGGGCCGCGACGACCACCACGCGGGGCACGTAGCGCATCCCAACATCGTCCACCGCCAGCCCATCGTCCGCGGTGACGCGGACGCGGCGGCGGCCCGCGCCGATGTCATCGTGAGCGGCGAGTACGTCTTCGGCATGCAGGACCAGGCCTTCCTCGGCCCCGAGTCCGGTCTTGCCGTGCCCGCCGAGGACGGTGGTGTGGACCTGTACGTCGCCACCCAGTGGCTCCACTCCGACCTGCGCCAGATCGCCCCCGTCCTCGGCCTGCCCGAGGACAAGGTCCGCATGACGCTCTCCGGCGTCGGCGGTGCCTTCGGGGGCCGCGAGGACCTGTCGATGCAGATCCACGCCTGCCTGCTGGCGCTCCATACCGGCAAACCGGTCAAGATCGTCTACAACCGGTTCGAGTCCTTCTTCGGACACGTCCACCGCCACCCCGCCAAGCTGTGGTACGAGCACGGCGCCACCCGCGACGGCAAGCTCACCCACATGAAGTGCCGCATCGTGCTGGACGGCGGCGCCTACGCCTCCGCCTCCCCGGCCGTCGTCGGCAACGCCTCCTCGCTCTCCGTCGGCCCGTACGTCATCGACGACGTCGACATCGAGGCGATCGCGCTCTACACCAACAACCCGCCGTGCGGCGCCATGCGCGGCTTCGGCGCGGTCCAGGCATGCTTCGCCTACGAGGCGCAGATGGACAAGGTCGCCGCCGAACTGGGCATGGACCCCGTCGAGTTCAGGCAGCTCAACGCCATGGAGCAGGGCTCCCTCCTGCCGACCGGGCAGGTCGTCGACTCGCCCGCCCCGGTCGCCGAGCTGCTGCGCCGGGTCAAGGCCAGGCCGCTGCCGCCCGAGCGCCAGTGGGAGGTGGCCGGCGAGCCGGCCGATGTACGGGCCCTGCCCGGCGGACTGTCCAACACCACCCACGGCGAAGGCGTCGTACGCGGCATCGGCTACGCGGTCGGCCTCAAGAACGTCGGCTTCTCCGAGGGCTTCGACGACTACTCCACCGCCCGGGTGCGCATGGAGGTCATCGGAGGGGAACCCGTCGCGACCGTCCACACCGCCATGGCGGAGGTCGGGCAGGGCGGTGTCACCGTCCACGCCCAGATCGCCCGCACCGAACTCGGCGTCGCCCAGGTCACCATCCACCCGGCCGACACCCGGGTCGGCTCGGCCGGCTCCACCTCCGCCTCCCGCCAGACATACGTCACCGGCGGCGCCGTGAAGCACTCCTGCGAGGCCGTCCGCGAGAAGGTCCTGGAGATCGGCCGCCGCAAGTTCGGTACGTACCACCCGGCCTGGGCCACCGCCGAACTGCTCCTGGAGGGCGGCAAGGTCGTCACCGACGGCGGCGAGGTGCTCGCCGATCTGGTCGACGTACTGGAGGACGAGGCGGTCGACATCGAGCTGGAGTGGCGCCACCGGCCCACCGAGGCGTTCGACCTGCGCACCGGACAGGGCAACGGCCACGTCCAGTACTCCTTCGCCGCCCACCGGGCGGTCGTCGAGGTCGACACCGAACTCGGCCTGGTCAAGGTCATCGAACTGGCCTGCGCCCAGGACGTCGGCAAGGCCCTCAACCCGCTCTCCGTCGAAGGGCAGATCCAGGGCGGCACCACCCAGGGACTGGGCGTCGCCGTCATGGAGGAGATCATCGTCGACCCGAAGACCGCGAAGGTACGCAATCCGTCCTTCACGGACTATCTGATCCCCACCATCCTCGACACGCCGACCATCCCGGTCGATGTGCTCGAACTCGCCGACGACCACGCCCCGTACGGGCTCCGCGGCGTCGGCGAGGCCCCCACCCTGTCGTCCACCCCGGCCGTCCTCGCGGCGATCCGGAACGCGACGGGCCTGGAGCTCAACAGGACCCCGGTGCGCCCCGAGCACCTCACCGGCACCTGAGACCGGGCTGCCTCCCCAACTCTCCGGGCGGTGCGTGCCTCCCAGGAACGTCACACTTCCGCTGCCCGCACCGCCCGGAGTATGCAACACCTCGCACATCACGCGTCACGTTCCACTCAGCATGAACAGTTCGCCTCGGGCCGTCCCCCGGGTCGTGCAGCCAGCACAGTCATCCCAAATCCCGCATATCGATTCTTCATCGCGGGTGCCCCTGTGAACCTTGGGAGTCAGGCATCATGACCCAGCAGTCAGTGGAGCCCAGGACCAGTGCGAAGGACGTGGGCCCGGGCTCGCGCGTCCCCGCCGGAAGGTCCTGGCTCGACCGTTACTTCCACATCTCCGACCGTGGCACCACCGTCACACGCGAAGTGCGCGGCGGCATCACCACCTTCATGGCGATGTGTTACATCCTTCTGCTCAACCCGCTCCTGCTGTCCGGGCCGGACGTGGCGGGCCACCGCCTCAGCCACGCCGGGCTGATCACGGCGACCGCGCTCGCCGCGGCCGTATCCACCCTGCTTATGGGCTTCATCGGCAAGGTGCCCCTCGCCCTCGCCGCGGGACTCTCCGTCTCCGGCGTCCTCGCCACCCAGGTGGCACCCCATATGACCTGGCCGCAGGCCATGGGCATGTGTGTGATGTACGGCGCGGTGATCGTGCTGCTGGTCGTCACCGGGCTGCGCGAGATCATCATGAACGCGATACCGCTGGCCCTGAAACACGGCGTCACCATCGGCATCGGCCTGTTCATCGCCCTGATCGGACTGGTCAACGCCGGCTTCGTCGGCAAGGGCGCCCCGGTCACGCTCGGTGCGGGCGGGCAGCTGACCGGCTGGCCCGTACTGCTCTTCTGCGTCACGCTGCTGCTCATCTTCATGCTCCAGGCCCGCAATGTGCCCGGCGCGATCCTGATCGGCATCGTCGTCGGCACGATCCTCGCCGTCGTCGTCAACGCGGTCGGCGACATCAGCCCCAAGGCCTGGGGCGGCAGCGCACCCGAACTGCAGGGCAGCGCCGTCTCGATGCCCGACTTCGGGCTCTTCGGCCATGTCGAGTTCGGCGGCTGGGGCGACATCGGCGTCATGACGGTCGGTATGATCGTCTTCACCCTGGTGCTGGCCGGCTTCTTCGACGCGATGGCGACCATCATCGGCGTCGGTACGGAGGCCGGGCTCGCCGACAGCAGGGGCCGGATGCCGGGCCTGTCCAAGGCGCTGTTCATCGACGGCGCGGGCGGGGCGATCGGCGGGGTCTCCGGAGCCTCCGGCCAGACCGTCTTCATCGAGTCGGCGACCGGCGTCGGCGAGGGGGCCCGCACGGGCCTGTCCTCCGTCGTCACCGGGGTGCTCTTCGCCGCCGGACTGTTCTTCACCCCGCTCGCCCAGATCGTGCCGGGGCCGATAGCCGCCGCCGCGCTGGTCGTCATCGGTGCGATGATGATGCAGAACGCCCGCCATGTCGACTGGAGCGACCGCTCCGTCGCGGTGCCGGTCTTCCTGACCGTGGCCCTGATGCCGTTCACGTACTCCATCACCGCCGGTGTCGGCGCCGGAGTGATCTCCTTCGCCGCGATCAAGGCGGCGCAGGGCAGACTCCGTGAGGTCGGCGCCTTCATGTGGGTGCTGACCGCCGTGTTCGTCGTGTACTTCGCGCTCAGCCCGATCGAGAGCTGGATCGGCGCCGAATAGGAAAGGCCCCAGGGCCTTTCCGCCCCTCCGCACCCCCGTAGCAGAAGGAGAAACGCCATGCTGGACATCGCCGAAGAGCTCCACCGGTGGGTCGAGCAGGGACGTGACTTCGCCGTGGCCACCGTCGTGGCCGTCGGCGGCAGCGCGCCCCGGCAGCCGGGAGCCGCCCTCGCCGTCGACCGCGAGGGCACGGCGATCGGCTCGGTCTCCGGCGGGTGTGTGGAGGGCGCGGTGTACGAACTGTGCGAGCAGGCGCTGGACGACGGCGCCACCGTGCGCGAACGGTTCGGCTACAGCGACGAGGACGCCTTCGCGGTCGGGCTGACCTGCGGCGGCGTCATCGACATCCTGGTGACACCGGTCCGTGCGGACGATCCCGCACGGGCGGTGTTCGCCGCCGCGATCGCCGCCGCCGCACGGGGGGAGGCGGCGGCGGTCGCCAGAATCACCGAAGGGCCCGCCGAACTCCTCGGCCGCCCCCTGCTCGTCCACCCGGACGGCTCGTGCGAGGGCGGGCTCGGCGGCCACCCGGAGCTCGACCGCACCGCGGCGGCCGATGCCCGCGCCATGCTGGACGCGGGTCGCACCGGCTCCGTCACCATCGGCGCCGAGGGCTCGCGCTGCGGGCAACCGCTCACCCTGCTCGTCGAATCGAGCGTCCCGCCGCCCCGGATGATCGTCTTCGGGGCCATCGACTTCGCCTCCGCGCTGGTCCGGGCGGGGAAGTTCCTCGGCTACCACGTGACCCTGTGCGATGCCCGTCCCGTCTTCGCCACGAAGGCCCGTTTCCCGGAGGCCGACGAACTGGTCGTCGACTGGCCGCACCGCTATCTCGCGACGACCGGTGTCGACGCGCGCACCGTGCTGTGCGTCCTCACCCACGACGCCAAGTTCGATGTCCCGCTCCTGGAACTGGCGTTGAGGCTGCCGGTGGCGTACGTCGGAGCGATGGGCTCGCGCCGCACCCATCTGGACCGCAACGACCGGCTGCGCGCGGTCGGCGTCACCGAACTCGAACTGGCCCGGCTGCACTCGCCCATCGGCCTCGACCTCGGCGCACGCACGCCCGAGGAGACGGCCCTCTCCATCGCCGCCGAGATCGTCGCCGACCGGCGCGGCGGCAGCGGCGTACCGCTCACCGGGGCGCACACCCCGATCCACCACGAGGGCGGCAGGCCGCCGACCGAAATGATCACATCCGTGGCCTGAACCGTCCGGCGAACCATGCGGGTCCGAGGGCGGAATACCGCCACGGCGGCTTCACGCCAGGTGTGAACTCAACCGTGGCCGTGGATTTGCCTTTAGATCTGCTGCATGACATTCACACTCTCCTCCGCCTCCGGCCGGGCGAGATCCGCGCGTGCGGGACGCAGGGCCCTGCTCATAGCGACCTCCGTCGCACTGCTGAGTGGCGCACTGCTTCCCGCGGCGGGCTCCGCCTCCGCCGCCGGCCCG
This sequence is a window from Streptomyces sp. NBC_01217. Protein-coding genes within it:
- a CDS encoding FAD binding domain-containing protein, encoding MDFLRPASWEEALAAKAEHPTAVPIAGGTDVMVEINFDHRRPEYLLDLNRIGELSEWEVSQENVRLGASVPYSHIMEHLRAELPGLALASHTVASPQIRNRGGVGGNLGTASPAGDAHPALLAAGAEVEAESVRGTRMIPIDAFYTGVKRNALEPDELIRAVHIKKADGPQQYSKVGTRNAMVIAVCAFGLALHPETRTVRTGIGSAAPTPVRAKAAEEFLNAALEEGGFWDSRTIITPSIAAQFAMLAAGACNPIDDVRGTASYRRHAVGIMARRTLGWTWESYRGNGRSTEGAA
- a CDS encoding (2Fe-2S)-binding protein — its product is MTPPVLLPGTTASAVTGAYARLAEVFPGLRAEVLTDGESAPRDSGWVGAHELAAGGAALDAFLAWDHEQVVRDYGQQPRPDVVASFGLHRYAWPACLLVTVPWFLHRRVPRVPVEDVSFQRTLGHLTLRVREFACLPDDPAAGLPGARVVSDEAALRAEVLAAVADHIGPVLDGFGPRMRRGKRALWGMATDEVVEGLWYIAHLLGEERRAMAELEALLPGTTKPYVGTAGFRELTGPNGESLPTRDRASCCLFYTLRPEDTCVTCPRTCDAERVRKLTPTH
- a CDS encoding PucR family transcriptional regulator, with the translated sequence MRLRALLETDALGLRLLGGEDELDRSVRGVMTTDLRDPSRYLTGGELVLTGLAWRRDAADSEPFVRILTGAGVAGLAAGEAELGEIPGDLIEACERHHLPLFAVHETVAFATITEHVVRQVSGERAGDLAAVVDRHRRLMTSGPAGGGPEVVLDLLGSDLDLHAWVLSPTGRQIAGAGDAPLAGTVGAALAGHHLAATRTGRRAPHRATVEGITYSLFPIRNAVRGAVPASRDVRESVLSDWLLAVEADASDWPPARLDLLQGVTQLIAVERDRRDAARTVRRRLAQEVLELVQTGAAPAEIAARLRVAAPVLLPGLGTAPHWQVVVARVEWGGAEGSAAAGGPAGSSGSALAGGPVAQALLEEILVDPAVAGPESADRIAVAHTGDEAVALVPLPAVTAPVPADEADAAYAGESAGQDPALHADVLLAAVREPLSAGLADDGRLTLGVSAAVHSPEGLRGALEEARHARRVAAARPGRVCAAGHHELASHVLLLPFVPDDVRRAFTARLLDPLRDYDRRHRAELIPTLEAFLDCDGSWTRCASRLHLHVNTLRYRVGRIEQLTGRDLSRLEDKLDFFLALRMS
- a CDS encoding (2Fe-2S)-binding protein, encoding MRVNFTVNGRRHEADDVWEGESLLYVLRERMGLPGSKNACEQGECGSCTVRLDGVPVCSCLVAAGQVEGREVVTVEGLADFAAHRSEAHPGSGCASGACGTELDKARRWEAKPSGEQSRDAGELSPIQQAFIDAGAVQCGFCTPGLLVAADELLERNPEPSDADIREALSGNLCRCTGYEKILDAVRLAAARAEETV
- a CDS encoding xanthine dehydrogenase family protein molybdopterin-binding subunit — its product is MGVTGNPASINQGTRTKGGIGESTLRPDGILKVTGEFAYSSDMWHEDMLWGHTLRSTVAHAEIVSIDISQALATPGVHAVLTYEDLPTSVKNYGLEIQDTPVLAHGKVRHHGEPVALVAADHPETARRAAAKIRIDYRELPVVTDEASATAPGAPLIHEGRDDHHAGHVAHPNIVHRQPIVRGDADAAAARADVIVSGEYVFGMQDQAFLGPESGLAVPAEDGGVDLYVATQWLHSDLRQIAPVLGLPEDKVRMTLSGVGGAFGGREDLSMQIHACLLALHTGKPVKIVYNRFESFFGHVHRHPAKLWYEHGATRDGKLTHMKCRIVLDGGAYASASPAVVGNASSLSVGPYVIDDVDIEAIALYTNNPPCGAMRGFGAVQACFAYEAQMDKVAAELGMDPVEFRQLNAMEQGSLLPTGQVVDSPAPVAELLRRVKARPLPPERQWEVAGEPADVRALPGGLSNTTHGEGVVRGIGYAVGLKNVGFSEGFDDYSTARVRMEVIGGEPVATVHTAMAEVGQGGVTVHAQIARTELGVAQVTIHPADTRVGSAGSTSASRQTYVTGGAVKHSCEAVREKVLEIGRRKFGTYHPAWATAELLLEGGKVVTDGGEVLADLVDVLEDEAVDIELEWRHRPTEAFDLRTGQGNGHVQYSFAAHRAVVEVDTELGLVKVIELACAQDVGKALNPLSVEGQIQGGTTQGLGVAVMEEIIVDPKTAKVRNPSFTDYLIPTILDTPTIPVDVLELADDHAPYGLRGVGEAPTLSSTPAVLAAIRNATGLELNRTPVRPEHLTGT
- a CDS encoding NCS2 family permease; the protein is MTQQSVEPRTSAKDVGPGSRVPAGRSWLDRYFHISDRGTTVTREVRGGITTFMAMCYILLLNPLLLSGPDVAGHRLSHAGLITATALAAAVSTLLMGFIGKVPLALAAGLSVSGVLATQVAPHMTWPQAMGMCVMYGAVIVLLVVTGLREIIMNAIPLALKHGVTIGIGLFIALIGLVNAGFVGKGAPVTLGAGGQLTGWPVLLFCVTLLLIFMLQARNVPGAILIGIVVGTILAVVVNAVGDISPKAWGGSAPELQGSAVSMPDFGLFGHVEFGGWGDIGVMTVGMIVFTLVLAGFFDAMATIIGVGTEAGLADSRGRMPGLSKALFIDGAGGAIGGVSGASGQTVFIESATGVGEGARTGLSSVVTGVLFAAGLFFTPLAQIVPGPIAAAALVVIGAMMMQNARHVDWSDRSVAVPVFLTVALMPFTYSITAGVGAGVISFAAIKAAQGRLREVGAFMWVLTAVFVVYFALSPIESWIGAE
- a CDS encoding GntR family transcriptional regulator, which gives rise to MEQRRGREQARTSHTSIASMATPASVRVPEQSRGDQARGEQVRGDEARGEQPRSEQVRGEHTHSGPTAPRHAVRRHSVRGQILDALRAALVDGQLVPGQVYSAPVLGVRFGVSATPVREAMQQLAIEGAVEVVPNRGFRVSERGPRELAELAEVRALIEVPVMLRLARSVPPARWCALRPLADATVAAAAVGDRAGYAESDRVFHSAVLALCGNEQLVMVADDLHRRSQWPLGNNPVTRRADLLADAAEHTALLDALIAKDLAVVQSLVREHFTGAEG